A genomic segment from Rahnella aceris encodes:
- the nadE gene encoding ammonia-dependent NAD(+) synthetase produces MALQQEIIQALHVKPHIDAAQEVRVSVDFLKSYLLAHPFIKTLVLGISGGQDSTLTGKLCQTAISELRAQTNDSAYQFIAVRLPYGVQADESDCQDAIAFIQPDQVLTVNIKNAVLASEATLREIGIELSDFIKGNEKARERMKAQYSIAGMKKGVVVGTDHAAEAVTGFFTKYGDGGTDINPIFRLNKRQGKALLKELGCPEHLYTKAPTADLEDNRPALPDEAALGVTYELIDDYLEGKKIDDKYATIIEGWYLRTEHKRQPPVTVFDDFWKKK; encoded by the coding sequence ATGGCTTTACAACAAGAGATTATTCAGGCTCTGCACGTCAAACCCCACATCGATGCCGCACAGGAAGTTCGTGTCAGCGTCGATTTTCTCAAAAGTTATCTGCTGGCCCACCCGTTCATCAAGACACTGGTTCTGGGTATCAGCGGCGGGCAAGATTCTACTCTTACCGGCAAACTTTGCCAAACAGCAATTAGCGAATTACGCGCACAAACAAATGATAGCGCTTACCAGTTCATTGCGGTGCGCTTGCCATATGGCGTGCAAGCTGATGAATCGGACTGCCAGGATGCCATTGCGTTCATCCAGCCAGATCAAGTTCTGACCGTTAATATCAAGAATGCCGTCCTGGCAAGCGAAGCGACCTTACGTGAAATCGGTATCGAACTGAGCGATTTCATTAAAGGCAACGAAAAGGCCCGCGAGCGCATGAAAGCTCAGTACAGCATCGCCGGGATGAAAAAAGGCGTGGTGGTCGGGACTGATCATGCTGCCGAAGCCGTGACCGGTTTCTTCACTAAATACGGTGATGGCGGCACGGACATTAACCCGATTTTCCGTCTGAACAAGCGTCAGGGAAAAGCCCTGCTCAAAGAATTGGGTTGCCCGGAACATCTCTATACGAAAGCCCCGACCGCTGACCTTGAAGATAACCGCCCTGCCTTGCCAGATGAAGCCGCACTCGGCGTAACTTACGAACTGATCGACGACTATCTGGAAGGCAAGAAAATCGACGATAAATATGCCACCATCATTGAGGGCTGGTACCTGCGCACTGAACATAAACGTCAGCCGCCGGTCACGGTGTTTGATGATTTCTGGAAGAAAAAATAA
- a CDS encoding DUF481 domain-containing protein — protein sequence MFFRVVRRLPACAVVCGAALFSISSLADTTIFTALDDPAQAKKPFEGNIQAGYSAQTGNTSNSTLNADTTMTWFDTNTANSLWGSARNTSSSGVRSSEKYQAGARTRYNLDNANYIFGQGSWLSDRYNGYRSRTVGAVGYGRQIWSGPVHTLNLEAGPGVRHDEFEQGGNTTRALAYASGTYGYQISDTARFTQGVSVLANDETTLNSETALTVAINSHFSLKVAYDVTYNTKPPASAPDKTDTVTSVNLVYGL from the coding sequence ATGTTTTTTCGGGTTGTACGTCGTTTACCAGCTTGTGCCGTAGTCTGCGGTGCAGCGCTGTTCAGTATTTCAAGCCTTGCAGACACCACCATCTTCACCGCGTTAGATGATCCGGCTCAGGCGAAAAAACCGTTCGAGGGCAATATTCAGGCGGGTTACAGTGCGCAAACCGGTAACACCAGCAACTCCACGCTGAATGCTGATACCACCATGACCTGGTTTGATACCAACACGGCTAACAGCCTGTGGGGTTCTGCGCGTAACACCTCTTCTTCCGGTGTGCGTTCATCCGAGAAGTATCAGGCCGGTGCCCGTACGCGTTATAACCTTGACAACGCGAACTATATTTTCGGTCAGGGGAGCTGGCTGAGCGACCGTTATAACGGTTACCGTTCGCGGACTGTGGGCGCTGTCGGTTATGGTCGTCAGATCTGGAGCGGCCCGGTTCATACGCTGAACCTGGAAGCAGGTCCTGGTGTTCGTCATGATGAATTCGAACAGGGCGGTAACACCACTCGTGCGCTGGCTTACGCTTCAGGCACTTACGGTTACCAGATCAGCGACACTGCGCGCTTCACGCAGGGTGTTTCTGTATTAGCGAACGACGAAACTACGCTGAACTCAGAAACCGCGCTGACCGTTGCGATCAACTCCCACTTCTCGTTGAAAGTGGCGTATGACGTAACCTATAACACCAAACCACCAGCCAGTGCGCCGGATAAAACCGACACCGTGACGTCTGTAAACCTGGTGTACGGTCTGTAA
- a CDS encoding ShlB/FhaC/HecB family hemolysin secretion/activation protein: protein MFSLTAQAAPLSPADRDSIEQQQRQLLQQNQQQRQELERSTSVAPAPQTPAQPAGPCFDIHDITLSGADHMPARIQQKLTQPYLQQCLGIGQINALVKQVSDWYIGQGYITSRAFLTEQDLSSGALSLTVMEGKLEAIKMENQRGAMLAMAFPGLTGNILNLRDIEQGMEQINRLRKTPVQIEIQPGSQPGYSIVNLTSKPEFPLQASAGFDNSGQKSTGTGQVSGSLTGNNLLGLADQWFVSASRSSDGASDHDAKSVQAGVNLPYGYWLFDYNYSYSDYLSTIESQGYLWRSTGDSQAHRFTLSRVLFRNGDMKTAASLGLTHRLNRNYLNDAPLESSTRSLTSWTAGINHSQKLWGGYATLNPAFSRGVPWFGGESDEDKNPDAPRAEFSKWTLSTSYYRPVTQRITWLTSAYGQWGDDRLYGSERLTIGGESSVRGFKEQYISGDNGGYWRNELDTQLFTLPVLGQISAVTALDGGYLQRSNHDTNASGTLWGGAVGLSSSNAHFSSQFTVGWPLSYPDSLAPDRVTVYYRIGFAL, encoded by the coding sequence ATGTTTTCCCTCACCGCGCAGGCCGCGCCGCTCAGCCCCGCTGACCGCGACAGTATCGAACAGCAGCAGCGGCAACTTCTGCAGCAGAACCAGCAGCAGCGTCAGGAACTGGAGCGCAGCACGTCAGTCGCCCCCGCGCCGCAAACCCCAGCGCAACCCGCCGGCCCGTGCTTTGATATTCACGACATTACCCTCAGCGGCGCAGACCATATGCCCGCGCGAATACAGCAAAAACTCACTCAACCCTATCTGCAACAGTGCCTCGGCATTGGCCAGATTAATGCCCTGGTGAAACAGGTCTCCGACTGGTATATCGGCCAGGGTTACATCACCAGCCGCGCGTTTCTCACTGAACAGGATTTGTCTTCCGGCGCGCTCAGCCTGACGGTGATGGAAGGCAAACTCGAAGCCATCAAAATGGAAAACCAGCGCGGCGCAATGCTGGCGATGGCGTTTCCGGGGCTGACCGGCAACATCCTTAATTTGCGTGATATCGAACAGGGGATGGAGCAGATTAACCGGCTGCGCAAAACGCCGGTGCAGATTGAAATCCAGCCCGGCAGCCAGCCGGGATACTCCATCGTCAACCTCACCTCAAAGCCTGAGTTTCCCCTGCAGGCCAGCGCCGGTTTTGATAACTCAGGGCAGAAAAGCACCGGCACCGGACAGGTCAGCGGCTCGCTGACCGGCAATAACCTGCTCGGGCTGGCGGATCAGTGGTTTGTCAGTGCGTCACGCAGCAGCGACGGCGCAAGCGACCATGACGCGAAAAGCGTGCAGGCGGGCGTTAATCTGCCTTACGGCTACTGGCTGTTCGATTACAACTACAGCTACAGCGACTACCTGAGCACCATTGAATCGCAGGGCTATCTGTGGCGCTCCACCGGCGACAGCCAGGCGCACCGCTTCACGCTTTCCCGCGTACTGTTTCGCAACGGCGACATGAAAACCGCCGCCAGCCTCGGGCTGACGCACCGCCTCAACCGAAATTATCTCAACGATGCCCCGCTGGAAAGCAGCACCCGCAGCCTGACCAGCTGGACCGCCGGTATCAATCACAGCCAGAAACTCTGGGGCGGATACGCCACGCTTAACCCGGCGTTCAGCCGTGGCGTGCCGTGGTTTGGCGGCGAAAGCGATGAAGATAAAAATCCGGATGCCCCGCGTGCGGAGTTCTCTAAATGGACGCTGTCCACCAGCTATTACCGGCCTGTCACGCAACGCATTACCTGGCTGACCAGCGCCTACGGCCAGTGGGGCGATGACCGTCTTTACGGCAGCGAACGCCTGACGATTGGTGGCGAAAGCTCGGTGCGGGGGTTCAAAGAGCAATACATCTCCGGCGACAACGGCGGCTACTGGCGTAATGAGCTGGATACCCAACTGTTCACGCTGCCGGTGCTCGGCCAGATCAGCGCCGTGACGGCCCTCGACGGCGGCTACCTGCAACGCAGCAATCACGACACCAATGCGTCCGGCACCTTATGGGGCGGGGCGGTGGGTTTATCGAGCAGTAACGCACATTTCTCCAGCCAGTTTACCGTCGGCTGGCCGCTGAGCTATCCGGACTCACTGGCACCGGATCGCGTCACGGTCTACTACCGCATCGGTTTTGCACTTTAG